Proteins co-encoded in one Gopherus evgoodei ecotype Sinaloan lineage chromosome 4, rGopEvg1_v1.p, whole genome shotgun sequence genomic window:
- the PPARD gene encoding peroxisome proliferator-activated receptor delta yields the protein MEQLQKEVLEVKTEEKEEAVIAAGETSDPSGGPDCSLPSSSYTDLSQSSSPSLSDQLQMGCEETSAASLNVECRVCGDIASGFHYGVHACEGCKGFFRRTIRMKLEYEKCDRNCKIQRKNRNKCQYCRFQKCLSLGMSHNAIRFGRMPEAEKRKLVAGLTASEISCQNPQVADLKAFSKHIYDAYLKNFNMTKKKARGILTGKTGSTPPFVIHDMDTLWQAEKGLVWKQLVNGIPPYKEIGVHVFYRCQCTTVETVRELTEFAKSIPSFLGLYLNDQVTLLKYGVHEAIFAMLASIMNKDGLLVANGNGFVTREFLRSLRKPFSEIMEPKFEFAIKFNALELDDSDLSLFVAAIILCGDRPGLMDVKQVEGIQDNILQALEFHLQANHPDAQYLFPKLLQKMADLRQLVTEHAQLVQKIKKTETETSLHPLLQEIYKDMY from the exons ATGGAACAGCTACAGAAGGAAGTACTTGAAGTCAAGAcggaggaaaaggaagaggcaGTGATAGCAGCAGGTGAAACCTCAGATCCAAGTGGAGGACCAGATTGTTCGCTGCCTTCTAGCAGCTATACAG ACCTCTCCCAGAGCTCTTCTCCATCCCTGTCAGACCAACTCCAGATGGGCTGCGAGGAGACATCTGCTGCAAGTCTAAATGTGGAATGCAGGGTCTGTGGGGATATAGCATCAGGATTTCATTACGGAGTGCATGCATGCGAGGGCTGCAAG GGTTTCTTCCGTCGGACGATCCGCATGAAGCTGGAGTATGAGAAGTGTGACCGGAACTGTAAAATCCAGAGGAAGAACCGGAACAAGTGCCAGTATTGTCGCTTCCAGAAATGCCTCTCGCTGGGCATGTCGCACAATG CAATTCGTTTTGGCCGCATGCCAGAAGCAGAGAAGAGGAAGTTGGTAGCGGGTCTGACGGCGAGCGAGATCAGCTGCCAGAACCCACAGGTGGCTGACCTGAAAGCTTTCTCCAAGCACATCTACGATGCCTACCTGAAAAACTTCAACATGACCAAAAAGAAGGCAAGAGGCATCCTCACTGGGAAGACCGGCAGCACTCCG CCGTTCGTGATCCATGACATGGACACCCTGTGGCAGGCAGAAAAGGGGCTGGTCTGGAAGCAGCTTGTGAACGGGATCCCTCCATACAAGGAGATTGGGGTCCACGTCTTCTACCGCTGTCAGTGCACCACGGTGGAGACAGTGCGGGAGCTCACCGAGTTCGCCAAGAGCATTCCCAGCTTCCTCGGCCTCTACCTGAATGACCAGGTGACTCTGCTGAAGTACGGGGTTCATGAAGCCATCTTCGCCATGCTGGCCTCTATCATGAACAAGGACGGGCTTCTGGTGGCCAACGGGAACGGGTTTGTCACACGTGAGTTTCTGCGCAGCCTGCGCAAGCCCTTCAGCGAGATCATGGAGCCTAAGTTTGAGTTTGCCATAAAGTTCAATGCCCTGGAGCTGGACGACAGCGACCTCTCTCTCTTCGTGGCTGCCATTATCCTGTGTGGGG ACCGCCCTGGCCTGATGGACGTGAAGCAGGTGGAGGGGATACAGGACAACATCCTCCAGGCCCTGGAGTTCCACCTGCAGGCCAACCACCCGGATGCTCAGTACCTCTTCCCCAAGCTGCTCCAGAAGATGGCTGACCTGCGGCAGCTGGTGACCGAGCACGCGCAGCTGGTGcagaagattaaaaagacagagacagagacctCATTGCACCCACTCCTGCAGGAAATCTACAAGGACATGTACTGA